One window of Plasmodium berghei ANKA genome assembly, chromosome: 5 genomic DNA carries:
- a CDS encoding AP2 domain transcription factor, putative: MLSCSLKCSMLPCVHIQNSKNEVNIEDSKENSSPQSDKNDADINELNNTSNDNNNMCDKSSDDLNLNIDPCYTNSININSNMDNINMNEDSNENMDTYINTTMNHNANSSTDSHRNDDFKFNMKINLSAYRNIYEKGKDNAQPKKYNSSVQKGSKGILLNTYNYYFYNNFGDINKRNKKREDGVNTYFYKKVSRNVPNCYENESSQNDSDDDNAEKSNLHNSKNYNCNKQFFGINSYDKVFLKELKITNIDNKYKKRNVKKYSIPFEPNFYNSRFFFSDKNINENYIENSKNTKVINHLSVNNNDDNNIESYNDIEHYSYALQFEGPPPHFLILKRNNITNHSTVVKKISINKNISFNLSKFIAEKYIHILNKNIKRIEKRLNRLEINKNVNNNSNSNHNSIGDVNECDKVNNASNNECVSDNNSNSLIDSNNHNGLDNQKSDDYNNSTYSESNRNSYNSTSSKNYDENNNNNDMNNNSSLNRDDNTANNNVNISFANSENDNDCNKANPECDTNKNNEYSKFPLNSPPDNIDINYLNYEDEHMGNSYDEQMFTNECLNIDLDNIVFNSDAEGYIKFLNNVKIYVLQRIEDENNIPLDAKKLLGNKLVILVKMKQGFCVKSKTFIFENVKGIENEYKYKNKNDNNSSNCLEIKVEKFSDHDSLNSSKSVKGMNISNVCNNSNNNDETNSENANGITCEDDKESNKYVGSNGKDQHNDNDLYNIIIKEEVPDKETGNNYNNDKDVIIKCEPEDKNVNSDNILDSDANNETQEKELSENYKKQIYNFIHDNIYINSYIYDSFENTYMNKNFFKNDVIIVNMECPNDEIIDDAPYYIYELNKFVFIKFVKYENYIKKNHKIAKGYIEYLLQSNIKCINNYMIGIRWIPDLFSYEYYVCKITEKDITSRDNLTNVKYNYSLISEKDSNEEPLKYLIDYENKPIDSVLGVLHEYYQASLFTEKCIYNLFKLVLLRISMYIYVFNSKVITLDLDKAMYRMKKFSEPISLLDDNGLEEDDKINTKRDHTDVLLDNVTDKNYNSEEINKSDNYFNTIINQKNENNSYNSVNDGDPTGIDNNDNEKNKGESTSDNDTNNAINNGEWIHDNNSNINYNEILIKQAEYEQDKYFQNKLRNKKKVSYNLDNISLSLRNKDKPSSSKFGILKENGVNNHNNIFTKYYTPSADNKIATINNNDGISKGNGILNKRGYNSNTSDISDGSHLTTKHKYHLRSNNAQSTDNYSSEENASRNNLEGRNKIVRNRTLYKMMNKTGLIEPYWWFFYNLYENATIKDNNMIEECSNTRSGKNFNLTKNESAFRSGEKKMKVFSKFDNESSLKKKERTSKLIYNKLLEKKYNSNLLNHIFEKRKKVKVKYISMVHDVIYKKFILLNNTIFPRNVHESEILYALFPHEPQTFMFLYTNDDYQYQNEVFLKNISYNEYIMASNNNHLTGNTQRGLLGDISNNIDINYYGDGILPIDGKYILDHINTNSSRVIGKDFGVDHLILGGGGGDVNVNMINYDGDSSNLLFSTYNNLKFNNIPNYDKIKKGSMNAEGIGNYKNRFMDNYNILLSNGNDCLNNISIGYNDINNNFGYISNIGYDIGGDGTNELIENSFLQNPSSGYHKDFDFEKKNTKKNNNDNYYYYNYFVNGEKGGKARNNNNSKRSVSNANFGREGVGSRYYDNYGDDENKKNKSDYDMPLVKKRKGSSKRAKSNNLPNVRNYDTLYHSNKVESNASGNNNNDTSLIPMGPLPTGVYFDSARKLWRCQWKENGKFKTKGFSLIHYNTLEEARKQCIIYRCDVGNIPVKSEWLNPVYVNSSYFYNKKCASSSNNNNNSVNFGTPHKELKASSLNLSSLKDKTDRLSGLRGVDGGSSKVFVYGSSKDSSDNYYEGNNNNANNNVNGRTRYSTRNNTAPSESRAANNDSIDEIDISILKEFVQRNKKSDTYEKSGKELNGYNTKHNYYYDYDKIKNVIPNELDEQNDDDNIDMQILKRNKHVKSNDATNINSNYNVEINGDIKEGNYRNNYISDLSNNLGNNVDRENDMNNMFKNNYQDKLANGASNSFCLNVKNENNEGVKSQNTEEKLKSGFQALLNMLRFKNKKGTPNGSSNNTTNLSNGIDKNVSYLIGDNKNNEKNNSKLINGGYSVNSNGSDIGDGEQNGHREGAGIHLVGANEEKSYPDDGEEYLDNNNNNNNNSSTSSNNSNNLYDNIKKKNNDLEKLSNLGEIGKYSMDFLKFINVKNNKNNYDLQSNLKNGYNGMLPDFLSGINGNEIALNIINRGKKNSTNSNVNNIREESNGKLDNNNKEEFGYNNDGSEVFFNDIQNFLNFAKRDNPPSGNNSEFMNKLENIGNRNMLINYSKGSSKTKKNAQHNSNNNDIYEKMKYNNNCIGLSSNGNIYGPDEDIHHSGNNNNNNNNNSNNNNNSNNNSNKNNNSNKNNNSNKNSNNNNNNIKYVYLLDKDGKYEQPISSNNKNNNSEEFFLRHLKLFTKEGKGMSNNNDNNANSEEVKYKLGENSKQTLDYGNAEKETNDYNTRKKKKGNTFYENNDDYYYYDENSNEYFNNFMDNYNEKYNNDDGYNNGVNFENKLLNDMDYIDSGYGNKKSKKKFNSYMDSSMVVNNNVPETETKHIEDMANMNNSMNNTNNNIVGNENNGIKKGNTRCEGNSNIDINLIKQSLPKGIYYDHAKKLYRVQYIVNNSIKTKGFSVKKLGLAEAKLEAESFRNFCLENGLLNSRKRRINSPYNNKKDEKNFKILKDDDEILSNLLYLYNSNAKDQALSP, encoded by the coding sequence atgttaagtTGCAGTCTCAAATGTAGTATGTTGCCTTGTGTACACATACAGAATTCAAAGAATGAAGTAAATATCGAAGACTCCAAGGAAAATAGTTCGCCGCAAAGCGATAAAAATGATGCAGATATCAATGAATTGAATAATACTAGTAAcgacaataataatatgtgtGATAAATCGTCAGAcgatttaaatttaaacaTCGATCCGTGTTATACCAAttctattaatataaattctaacatggataatataaatatgaatgaGGATTCTAATGAAAACATggatacatatataaatacaacTATGAATCATAATGCAAATTCAAGCACAGATTCCCATAGGAATGAcgattttaaatttaatatgaaaataaatttaagcGCATAtcgaaatatttatgaaaaggGGAAGGATAATGCGCAGcccaaaaaatataattcatcTGTTCAAAAGGGTAGTAAAggaattttattaaatacatataattattatttttataacaattttggtgatataaataaaagaaataaaaaaagagaagaCGGTGTAaatacttatttttataaaaaggTATCTCGTAATGTACCTAACTgttatgaaaatgaaagCAGTCAAAATGATAGCGATGATGATAATGCTGAAAAATCAAATTTACACAATtcgaaaaattataattgcaataaacaatttttcgGAATAAATTCTTACGATAAAGTCTTTTTAAAAGAGTTAAAAATAACtaatatagataataagtataaaaaaaggaacgtcaaaaaatattctatTCCCTTCGAgccaaatttttataatagtcgattttttttttctgataaaaatataaatgaaaattatattgaaaatagtaaaaatacaaaagtTATCAACCATTTATCCGtcaataataatgatgataataatattgagaGTTACAATGACATTGAACATTATTCATATGCTTTACAGTTTGAAGGGCCACCTCcccattttttaatactaaAACggaataatataacaaacCATTCAACTGTGGTTAAGAAAATatctataaataaaaatatttcttttaatcTTTCCAAGTTTATTGCAGAAaaatacatacatatattaaataaaaatataaaaaggatTGAGAAAAGGCTGAACAGGTTAGAAATCAATAAAAATGtcaataataatagcaaTAGCAATCATAATTCTATTGGAGATGTTAACGAATGTGACAAAGTAAATAATGCTAGTAACAATGAATGTGTTTCTGATAACAATAGTAACAGTCTCATAGATAGTAACAATCATAATGGTTTGGATAACCAAAAAAGTGATGactataataatagtacATATTCTGAAAGTAATAGAAATAGTTATAATAGTACGAGTtctaaaaattatgatgaaaacaataataataatgatatgaataataatagttcTTTGAATAGGGATGACAATACtgctaataataatgtgaATATTAGCTTTGCAAATAGTGAAAATGACAATGATTGTAATAAAGCAAATCCTGAGTGtgatacaaataaaaataatgaatattcaaaatttcCCTTAAATAGTCCCCCTGAcaatatagatataaattatttaaattatgaaGATGAACATATGGGAAATTCATATGATGAACAAATGTTTACAAATGAATGTTTAAATATTGATTTGgataatattgtttttaacTCAGATGCAGAgggatatataaaatttttgaataatgtaaaaatatatgttttacaAAGAATagaagatgaaaataacaTTCCTTTAGATGCAAAAAAACTCCTTGGAAATAAACTGGTTATTTTGgtaaaaatgaaacaagGATTTTGTGTAAAATcaaaaacatttatttttgaaaatgtgAAAGGCATAGAAAACGAATATAagtataaaaacaaaaatgataataatagcTCTAATTGTTTGGAGATCAAAGTAGAAAAATTTAGTGATCACGATTCTTTGAATAGTAGTAAAAGTGTCAAAGGCATGAATATTTCGAACGTGTgcaataatagtaataataatgatgagACAAACAGCGAGAATGCCAATGGAATAACATGTGAAGATGATAAAGAAAGCAATAAATATGTGGGTTCAAATGGCAAGGATCAGCATAACGataatgatttatataatattattataaaagaaGAAGTTCCTGACAAAGAAACtggaaataattataacaaCGATAAAGACgtaattataaaatgcGAACCAGAAGATAAGAATGTAAATTCAGATAATATTTTGGATAGTGATGCAAATAACGAAACACAGGAGAAAGAATTAtcagaaaattataaaaaacaaatatacaattttatacatgataatatatatataaattcatatatttatgacagttttgaaaatacttatatgaataagaatttttttaaaaatgatgtTATTATAGTTAATATGGAATGCCCAAATGATGAGATCATAGATGATGCcccatattatatatatgaattaaataaatttgtatttataaaatttgtaaaatatgagaattatataaaaaaaaatcacaAAATAGCCAAAGGATATATAGAATATTTACTTCAAAGTAATATAAAgtgtataaataattatatgataGGTATAAGATGGATACCTGATTTGTTTTCTTATGAATATTATGTTTGCAAAATTACTGAAAAGGACATAACATCTAGAGATAATTTAACgaatgtaaaatataattattcttTAATATCAGAAAAGGACTCAAATGAAGAACCgctaaaatatttaatagaTTATGAGAATAAACCAATTGATAGTGTTTTAGGGGTTTTACATGAATATTATCAAGCAAGTTTATTTACAGAgaaatgtatttataatttgtttaaacTAGTATTATTACGCATtagtatgtatatatacgtTTTTAATTCAAAAGTTATTACATTAGACTTGGATAAAGCTATGTATAGAATGAAAAAGTTTTCAGAGCCGATAAGTTTACTTGATGATAATGGACTGGAAGaagatgataaaataaatacaaagcGTGACCACACTGACGTTCTTCTTGATAATGTTACtgacaaaaattataatagtgaggaaataaataaaagcgataattatttcaatacaattataaatcagaaaaatgaaaataacaGTTATAACAGTGTCAATGATGGAGACCCAACTGGTATAGATAATAAcgataatgaaaaaaacaaaggAGAAAGCACATCAGACAATGACACTAATAATGCTATCAATAATGGGGAATGGATACATGACAATAACAGTAATATCAACTACAATGAGATACTTATTAAGCAAGCAGAATATGAGCAAgacaaatattttcaaaataagttacgaaataaaaaaaaagtaagttataatttagataatatatctttatcATTGAGAAATAAGGATAAACCTAGTAGTAGTAAGTTTGGAATATTAAAGGAAAATGGGGTAAATAATcacaataatatttttacaaaatacTATACACCATCAGCTGATAACAAGATTGCGACTATAAACAATAATGATGGTATTAGTAAAGGGAATGGAATTTTAAACAAAAGAGGATATAATTCTAATACAAGCGATATTAGTGATGGGTCTCATTTAACAACCAAACATAAATATCATTTACGTAGTAATAATGCTCAATCTACGGATAATTATTCTTCTGAAGAAAATGCATCACGAAATAATTTAGAAGGTCGAAATAAAATCGTTAGAAATAGAACGCTATATAAAATGATGAACAAAACTGGACTTATAGAGCCATATTGGTggtttttttataacttaTATGAAAATGCAACAATAAAAGACAATAATATGATTGAAGAATGCAGCAATACTCGAAGTGGGAAAAACTTTAATCtgacaaaaaatgaatctGCATTTCGATCTGgggaaaagaaaatgaaagtATTTAGCAAATTTGATAATGAATCTTctctgaaaaaaaaagaaaggaCGAGCAAattgatatataataaattattagaaAAGAAGTACAATAGTAATTTGTTAAAccatatatttgaaaagagaaaaaaagtaaaagtgaaatatatttccatgGTTCATGATgtgatatataaaaaatttattttattaaataacaCAATATTTCCACGAAATGTGCATGAAtctgaaatattatatgcattatttCCTCACGAACCTCAAacatttatgtttttatatactaATGATGATTACCAATATCAGAATGAGgtgtttttaaaaaacataagttataatgaatatataatggcaagtaataataatcacTTAACTGGAAATACTCAAAGGGGGTTATTAGGAGATATTAGTAACAATATTGACATTAATTATTATGGAGATGGTATACTACCAATAGATgggaaatatatattggaTCATATTAATACAAATTCAAGCAGAGTGATTGGGAAAGATTTTGGAGTGgatcatttaatattagGTGGGGGTGGTGGTGATGTAAATGtgaatatgataaattatGATGGCGATTCATCgaatttgttattttccacatataataatttgaaattcaataatattcctaattatgataaaataaaaaagggtTCAATGAATGCAGAAGGAATTggtaattataaaaatcgTTTTATggataattataatattttattaagtAATGGAAATGattgtttaaataatattagtattggatataatgatattaataataattttggaTACATAAGCAATATTGGTTATGATATTGGTGGTGATGGTACTAATGAATTGATTGAAAATAGCTTTTTACAAAATCCATCATCTGGATATCATAAAGATTTtgattttgaaaaaaagaataccaaaaagaataataatgataattattattattacaattattttgtaaatggCGAAAAAGGTGGTAAAGCtcgaaataataataattctaaaAGAAGTGTATCTAATGCCAATTTTGGTAGAGAAGGTGTTGGTAGTAGATATTATGACAATTATGGtgatgatgaaaataagaaaaataaaagtgatTATGATATGCCATTAGTTAAGAAAAGGAAAGGTAGCAGCAAAAGGGCAAAAAGTAACAATTTGCCAAATGTAAGAAATTATGATACTTTGTATCATAGTAACAAAGTTGAGTCAAATGCTAGTGGAAATAACAATAACGACACATCACTAATACCTATGGGTCCATTACCAACTGGTGTTTATTTTGATTCTGCAAGAAAGTTATGGAGATGTCAATGGAAAGAAAATGGTAAATTCAAAACAAAAGGATTTAGTTTGATACATTATAATACGTTAGAAGAAGCAAGAAAACAGTGCATTATTTATAGATGTGATGTAGGAAATATTCCCGTAAAAAGTGAATGGTTAAATCCAGTATATGTTAATTcatcttatttttataataagaAATGCGCAAGTAGTAgcaataataacaataatagtGTAAACTTTGGAACGCCACataaagaattaaaagCAAGCTCATTAAATTTAAGTAgtttaaaagataaaacAGATAGACTTTCGGGACTGAGAGGAGTTGATGGAGGCTCCTCAAAAGTATTTGTATATGGTTCTAGCAAAGATTCAAGTGATAATTATTACGaaggaaataataacaatgctaataataatgtaaatgGACGTACCAGATATAGTACTAGAAATAACACAGCACCTAGCGAATCTCGTGCAGCAAATAATGATAGCATAGATGAAATAGATATAtcaattttaaaagaatttgttcaaagaaataaaaagagTGACACGTATGAAAAATCAGGCAAAGAATTAAATGGATATAATACTAAAcacaattattattatgattatgataagataaaaaatgtaattcCAAATGAATTAGATGAACAGaatgatgatgataatattgACATGCAAATATTAAAACGAAATAAACATGTAAAAAGCAATGATGCTACCAATAtaaattcaaattataatgtTGAAATAAACGGAGATATAAAAGAGGGTAATTATAGAAATAACTACATATCCGATTTAAGTAATAATTTAGGGAACAATGTTGACAGGGAAAATGATATGAATAAcatgtttaaaaataattaccAGGATAAATTGGCTAATGGCGCATCGAATTCGTTTTGTTTGAATGTAAAGAACGAAAACAATGAGGGTGTAAAGAGTCAAAATACTGAAGAAAAACTAAAATCCGGATTTCAGGCATTACTAAATATGCTGCGTTTTAAGAATAAGAAAGGAACACCAAATGGGTCGAGCAATAATACGACAAACTTGTCAAATGGTATAGATAAAAATGTGTCTTATTTAATTGgggataataaaaataatgaaaagaaTAACAGCAAGTTAATAAATGGAGGATATAGTGTGAATAGTAATGGTAGTGATATTGGCGATGGCGAACAAAATGGGCATCGCGAAGGGGCAGGAATTCATTTAGTCGGCGCGAATGAAGAAAAATCATATCCTGATGATGGTGAAGAATATttagataataataataataataataataacagcAGTACTAGtagtaataatagtaacaatctatatgataatataaaaaaaaaaaataatgatttgGAAAAACTTAGCAATCTTGGTGAGATAGGTAAATATTCTAtggattttttaaaatttattaacgttaaaaataataagaataaCTATGATTTGCAAtctaatttaaaaaatggatataaTGGGATGTTACCCGACTTTTTATCTGGCATCAATGGAAATGAAATAgctttaaatataataaacagAGGGAAGAAAAATAGTACTAATAGTAATGTCAATAATATTAGAGAAGAGAGTAATGGAAAATtggataataataataaagaagagtttggatataataatgatggTTCTGaagtattttttaatgatattcagaactttttaaattttgcAAAGAGAGATAATCCCCCTTCTGGTAATAACAGCGAATTTATGAACAAGTTAGAAAATATTGGGAATAGaaatatgttaataaattattccAAAGGAAGTagtaaaacaaaaaaaaacgctCAACacaatagtaataataatgatatatatgaaaaaatgaagtaCAACAATAATTGCATTGGGTTAAGTAGCAATGGGAATATATATGGTCCTGATGAAGATATTCACCATTCtggtaataataacaataataataataataatagcaataataataataatagcaataataatagtaataaaaataataatagtaataaaaataataatagtaataagaatagtaataataataataataatattaaatatgtgTACCTACTTGATAAGGATGGGAAATATGAGCAACCGATTagtagtaataataaaaacaataattctgaagaattttttttaagacaTTTAAAGTTGTTTACAAAGGAAGGAAAAGGAAtgagtaataataatgataataatgcaAATTCTGAAGAAGTGAAATATAAGTTGGGAGAAAATAGTAAGCAAACATTGGATTACGGAAATGCTGAAAAGGAGACAAATGATTATAACACTcgtaaaaagaaaaaaggaaatacgttttatgaaaataatgatgattattattattatgatgaaaattcCAACGAATATTTTAACAACTTCATGGATAATTATAATgagaaatataataatgatgatgGATATAATAATGGAGTAAATTTTGAGAATAAATTATTGAATGATATGGATTATATAGATTCTGGATAtggtaataaaaaatctaaaaaaaagtttaatAGTTATATGGATTCAAGTATGGttgttaataataatgtgcCTGAAACTGAAACGAAGCATATTGAAGATATGGCCAATATGAACAATAGTATGAATAAcactaataataatattgttggtaatgaaaataatggcattaaaaaaggaaatactAGGTGCGAGGGCAATTCTAACAtagatataaatttaataaaacaatcATTGCCCAAgggtatatattatgaccatgctaaaaaattgtatagaGTCCAATATATTGTTAACAATTCAATTAAGACTAAAGGTTTTAGCGTAAAGAAATTAGGTTTAGCTGAGGCAAAACTTGAAGCGGAATCTTTTAGAAATTTTTGTTTAGAGAATGGGTTACTAAACTCGCGTAAAAGACGAATAAATTCCccttataataataaaaaagatgaaaagaattttaaaatactGAAAGATGATGATGAAATATTGTCTAACTTATTGTATTTATACAATTCAAATGCCAAGGACCAGGCTTTATCTCCGTGA
- a CDS encoding ribosome-recycling factor, putative has protein sequence MKRSIIRLSIFSRTYLNSVVNNINKGCYGFLCVQGLNFGSKKEKTYKETKKIRNLLKISGIRNDEIENINTNKKGKENVKRITNENNNVDYKSYDIKIEEIIKNFDIKMKKLLENTLTVDFFNNIVVTKDKKKYKLSDISQVVIKSSKTIFFYPYIISDIQKIIHTLKVKDNTWNPTAPNDGQYILLHIPPLTNEIKLKKKKEAKDLLEKVKNDIRNIRHKIRDFIGKNVEGDEWKIEEKNKLDNYIKNKVKNIENVYEKYTKNY, from the coding sequence atgaaaagatCAATTATAAGATTGAGTATATTTAGTAGAACTTATTTGAATTCCgttgttaataatattaataaggGATGTTATGGTTTTTTGTGTGTGCAAGGATTAAATTTTGGAAgcaaaaaggaaaaaacttataaagaaacaaaaaaaattcgtaatttattgaaaatatcGGGGATAAGAAATGatgaaatagaaaatattaatacaaataaaaaaggaaaagagaatgtaaaaagaataacaaacgaaaataataatgtagattataaatcatatgatataaaaattgaagaaattataaaaaattttgacataaaaatgaaaaaattgttagAAAATACATTAACTGTTGACTTTTTCAATAACATTGTAGTTACAAAagataagaaaaaatataaattatctGATATTTCACAAGTAGTTATTAAATCATCAAagactatttttttttatccatatataattagtgatatacaaaaaataattcatacTTTAAAAGTTAAGGATAATACTTGGAACCCCACAGCACCTAATGATGggcaatatattttgttgcATATTCCACCATTAACTAATGagattaaattaaaaaaaaaaaaagaagcaAAGGATTTATTagaaaaagtaaaaaatgatattagAAATATTCGGCATAAAATTCGAGATTTTATAGGGAAAAATGTTGAGGGTGATGAATGGAAAATtgaggaaaaaaataaattagacaattatataaaaaataaagttaaaaatattgaaaatgtatatgaaaaatatactaaaaattattag
- a CDS encoding steroid dehydrogenase, putative produces the protein MITYLGRRALNPIYYIGLVVVLKNALFGIYWLLNYLKTKLFLNDLKNYGNTIVITGCTDGIGKSLAYSLARHNVNLLLISRNEKELKNIKNDLLEINKNCQTTIDYIVFDYNEHKFSSYKSIQEKLQKIDVGILINNVGISYPNPLYFHEMETELIEQLVNVNLMSAYFMTRLVLPTMIKKRKGLILYTSSGVTSLQTSPLYTVYASVKDGVCSFANSLSAELKEYNIQVQCHTPMFITTKLSKIKKSSLFVPTPEIYSECIIRKMKEGNILPYNVISSPYFFHKIQIFFYNCFPKWLFSIVSLASLKIVRQKALKKMKKEE, from the exons ATGATAACTTATTTGGGGAGACGTGCTTTGAATccaatatattatattggTTTAGTCGTTGTTTTGAAAAATGCCTTGTTTGGGATATATTGGttattaaattat TTGAAGactaaattatttttaaatgatttgaaaaattatggGAATACAATAGTGATTACAGGATGCACGGATGGTATTGGGAAAAGTTTAGCATATTCATTGGCTAGACATAATgtgaatttattattaattagtAGAAATGAAAaggaattaaaaaacataaaaaatgatttattagaaataaataaaaattgtcaAACAACTATTGATTATATAGTTTTTGATTATAATGAACataaattttcttcatataAAAGTATACAAGAAAAACTTCAAAAAATCGACGTTGgaattttaataaacaaTGTTGGAATTTCATATCCAAACCCATTg taTTTCCACGAAATGGAAACCGAGCTAATAGAGCAATTAGTGAATGTAAATTTGATGTCTGCTTATTTCATGACAAGATTAGTTTTACCAA caatgataaaaaaaagaaaaggtTTAATTTTGTACACATCAAGTGGTGTGACTTCTTTACAAACATCCCCATTATATACGGTCTATGCATCTGTTAAAGATGGAGTATGCTCATTTGCGAATTCTTTGAGC gCGGAGTTAAaggaatataatatacaagTTCAGTGTCATACCCCTATGTTTATTACaacaaaattatcaaaaataaaaaaaagtagtTTATTTGTACCAACACCTGAAATATATTCTGAATGTATCATCAGAAAAATGAAGGAAGGAAACATTTTACCATACAATGTTATATCTTctccatatttttttcataaaattcaaatttttttttacaattgtTTTCCTAAATGGCTATTCAGTATTGTTTCGTTAGCATCACTTAAGATAGTCAGACAAAAGGcgttgaaaaaaatgaagaaagaAGAATAG